From a region of the Candidatus Brocadia sp. genome:
- the leuD gene encoding 3-isopropylmalate dehydratase small subunit, whose amino-acid sequence MKGTCWKFGNNINTDEIIPARYLNTTDTKELAAHCMEDADPDFMKKINVGDIIVAGDNFGCGSSREHAPIAIKAARISCVIAKSFARIFFRNAINIGLPIFECPEAAEQIREGDEIEVNLNSGEILNNTSKKRFKFEPFPQEMQEIIQAGGLMNFVKKKKAVV is encoded by the coding sequence ATGAAAGGCACTTGCTGGAAATTCGGAAACAACATCAATACGGATGAAATCATCCCTGCACGGTATCTAAATACCACCGATACAAAAGAGCTGGCGGCTCACTGTATGGAGGATGCCGATCCGGATTTTATGAAGAAGATTAACGTGGGCGATATTATTGTCGCAGGAGATAATTTTGGGTGTGGCTCCTCCCGCGAGCACGCCCCCATTGCCATCAAGGCTGCGCGGATTTCCTGTGTTATTGCAAAGTCCTTTGCCCGTATCTTCTTTCGGAATGCCATTAACATTGGTCTGCCCATTTTTGAATGTCCAGAGGCAGCAGAGCAGATCCGGGAAGGAGATGAGATCGAGGTCAACCTTAACTCCGGAGAAATCCTGAATAACACTTCAAAAAAACGGTTTAAATTCGAACCTTTTCCCCAGGAGATGCAAGAGATTATTCAAGCCGGGGGATTGATGAATTTTGTAAAAAAGAAGAAGGCTGTTGTGTAA